A region from the Sorex araneus isolate mSorAra2 chromosome 6, mSorAra2.pri, whole genome shotgun sequence genome encodes:
- the LOC101540085 gene encoding olfactory receptor 4C15-like — MQNQSFVTEFVFLGLSKNPQVQKIIFVVFLCVYITTVSGNLLIVATIRSSPALLGCPMYFFLSFLSFIDACHTSAIAPKMIIDCLYEKKTISFGGCMTQVFAVHFFSGTEVIVLTAMAYDRYVAICKPLHYSSIMNSRICGILIGVAWTGGFLHSITQIVFTFQLPFCGSNVMDNFMCDVYPLLKLACTDTYVFGLLVVTNSGFFCILIFSMLLVSYGVILFSLRKHSTEGQRKALSTCGSHVAVVVLFFVPCIIEYARPPSDLSFDKILEVFYTVLTPLLNPLIYTFRNKEVKSAMRKLWNRLMIVSVDK, encoded by the coding sequence ATGCAAAACCAAAGTTTTGTAACTGAGTTTGTTTTCCTTGGTCTTTCAAAGAATCCACAGGTtcagaaaattatatttgttgtatttctgtgtgtctacatCACAACTGTCAGCGGCAACCTGCTGATAGTGGCGACCATCCGCAGCAGTCCTGCACTCCTGGGCtgccccatgtacttcttcctgtctttcctttccttcattgATGCTTGCCATACCTCGGCTATTGCCCCCAAAATGATTATAGACTGTCTCtatgagaagaaaaccatctcCTTTGGAGGTTGTATGACACAGGTCTTTGCTGTGCACTTTTTTTCGGGGACAGAGGTGATTGTGCTCacagccatggcctatgacaggtatgtggctaTCTGTAAACCCTTGCACTATTCCTCCATCATGAACTCAAGGATCTGTGGCATTCTGATTGGGGTAGCCTGGACCGGTGGCTTTCTGCATTCCATTACACAAATTGTCTTTACTTTTCAACTACCCTTCTGTGGCTCCAATGTCATGGATAACTTTATGTGTGATGTGTACCCATTACTGAAGCTTGCCTGCACCGATACTTATGTCTTTGGCCTTTTGGTGGTGACCAACAGTGGTTTCTTTTGTATCCTCATCTTCTCCATGTTGCTTGTGTCCTATGGGGTCATCCTGTTCTCCCTGAGAAAGCACAGcacagaaggacagaggaaagccctctccacctgtgggtctcatgttgctgttgtggttttgttctttgttccATGTATAATTGAGTATGCACGTCCTCCATCTGATTTATCTTTTGACAAAATATTGGAGGTATTTTACACTGTCCTAACTCCTTTACTCAATCCCTTGATTTACACTTTCAGAAATAAGGAAGTGAAAAGTGCCATGAGGAAACTTTGGAATAGATTAATGATTGTTTCTGTTGATAAATAG